In Plasmodium malariae genome assembly, chromosome: 11, the following proteins share a genomic window:
- the PmUG01_11024500 gene encoding iron-sulfur assembly protein, putative has product MIKMTTGKVKKISYIALNKYYSMIRLKCSKYRSITYCNNNPCEFSFNKLSFNCKRYLNDNTKNDLTLEWENSDDIVDLLYEEYKNVDPLTLRFEELEKMIIETVVNKNKKKLSGSCNESVLENIQMNWLERYNEEIS; this is encoded by the coding sequence atgataaaaatgacaacaggtaaagttaaaaaaatttcgtatattgcattaaataaatattatagtaTGATAAGGCTTAAATGTTCCAAATATAGGAGTATTACATACTGTAATAATAATCCTTGtgaattttcatttaataaattatccTTTAATTGCAAAAGGTACTTAAACGATAATACTAAAAATGATTTAACTTTAGAATGGGAAAATTCAGATGATATAGTAGATTTACTTtatgaagaatataaaaatgttgatCCACTAACATTAAGATTTgaagaattagaaaaaatgataatagaaacggttgtaaataaaaacaaaaaaaagttgaGTGGAAGCTGTAACGAAAGcgttttagaaaatatacaaatgaaCTGGTTAGAAAGGTATAATGAAGAAATTAGTTAA
- the PmUG01_11024600 gene encoding conserved Plasmodium protein, unknown function, which produces MEKLTREECNHITENTKNKEEFLEFSDDFVLRSSCHNFSPYYKEGYLEKKCSNSWCGYAKRWFLLKNKKLYYFKTKESLRPSGVLDLELIHMNINYDHGVNRKRNADDCFLYCIESRMYKNESLLILNPQNTKVKFYLRGNDKDICEWYSLLSNSMINKKITTQPKFIFSENNFWKIDRISVDVFESIADTGDIVLFRSNVVSAKLQRMLTRGEYDHIGMILRNDKNNLFLLEALSNMGIVLTPWDLFRKNRWNEAYARIALRRLTWDNSEENLRNLLNFLKNTIGKKYNLKIINFITPKSAGTDSYFCSELIGECWKIMGVIPLSTTCSYIWPSNFSEKFEEKIKLQSGCQLNNELCIDFSL; this is translated from the exons ATGGAAAAACTAACAAGAGAAGAGTGTAACCATATTACAgaaaatactaaaaataaagag GAATTCTTAGAGTTTTCCGATGATTTTGTTTTGCGCTCAAGCTGTCATAATTTTTCGCCa tattacAAAGAAggatatttagaaaaaaaatgctcAAATTCATGGTGTGGTTACGCAAAAAGATggtttcttttaaaaaataaaaaattatattattttaaaacaaaagaaagtTTAAGACCGTCTGGTGTTCTAGACCTAGAATTAATTCATATGAATATTAAC TATGATCATGGAGTTAATAGGAAAAGAAATGCCGACGACtgttttttat ATTGCATTGAATCAAGAATGTACAAGAACGaatcattattaatattaaaccCCCAAAATACAAAAGTCAAGTTTTATTTAAgg GGTAATGATAAAGATATATGTGAGTGGTACAGTTTATTAAGTAATTCAAtgattaacaaaaaaattacaactcaacctaaatttattttttcagaaAATAATTTCTGGAAAATAGATAGGATATCTGTTGACGTTTTTGAATCTATCGCAGACACGGGTGATATAGTCTTATTTAG gtCAAACGTTGTCTCAGCAAAACTTCAGCGTATGTTGACAAGGGGAGAATATGATCACATTGGAATGATTTTAAGGAatgacaaaaataatttattccttttagAAGCGCTATCAAATAtg GGAATTGTCTTAACACCTTGGGATCTCTTTCGAAAAAACCGATGGAACGAAGCATATGCTAG GATTGCTTTAAGACGTCTAACATGGGATAACTCTGAAGAGAATCTTcgaaatttattaaattttttgaaaaatacaataggaaaaaaatataatttaaaaataattaattttattactcCCAAATCtg CGGGTACGGATAGTTACTTTTGCTCAGAATTGATAGGAGAGTGTTGGAAG ATAATGGGTGTCATTCCTTTAAGTACCACTTGTTCTTATATTTGGCCaa GCAATTTTTCCGAAAAATtcgaagaaaaaattaagttacaGTCAGGCTGTCAGCTAAATAATGAACTGTGCATAGATTTTTCCCTATGA
- the ADF2 gene encoding actin-depolymerizing factor 2, putative, protein MVSGVRVSEECIYEFNKLKVKHLHKYMIFRIENCEEIIVDILEQDPDLKSLDDIIIGISNHLKKTEYMPIPTPEGVLRNKIYFIFWSPDSARAKEKMLYASSKESLVRKINGIFKSFEITCDLEEFEEELKTIILST, encoded by the exons atgGTCTCAGGTGTTAGGGTATCAGAAGAATGTATTTAcgaatttaataaattgaaaGTTAAACATctacacaaatatatgatttttcGAATAGAAAATTGTGAAGAAATTATTGTTGACATATTAGAACAGGATCCTGATTTAAAATCTTTGgatgatataataataggAATTAGCAACCATTTGAAAAAAACCGAAT ATATGCCAATTCCTACTCCTGAGGGTGTTTTgcgaaataaaatatattttattttttggtcTCCTGATTCCGCAAGGGCAAAAGAGAAAATGCTATATGCATCATCTAAAGAATCTCTAGTACGAAAAATTAAtggaatttttaaaagtttcgAAATTACCTGTGACTTAGAAGAATTCGAAGAGGAGCTAAAGACTATTATTTTAAGCACCTAA
- the PmUG01_11024800 gene encoding conserved Plasmodium protein, unknown function, with protein MILNYILHNKNSKKYENKIGKVKKDELSSLKSCIENVSITFILFGSIIIMINLLANIFFIGNSTFSSVYKLYSITSGLWLIIVIAQVLSFLFSSTFFENSTHLFLNNEKKNKGHKWNPLSTAIFLTNVTAFSCVSILSFYGIFSCMINVFNITNGRMLATTVFSFSVNLMFLVLQFLYILLKIHRIKNIKFNNYMPLFLPGFSCLIESTIMNIKSKIKESLLDEKSKKKKLKQKNKDYILHQDENLYLIN; from the exons ATGATACTAAATTATATacttcataataaaaattccaAGAAGTATGAGAATAAAATTGGAAAGGTTAAAAAAGATGAACTAAGCTCTTTAAAAAGTTGTATTGAAAATGTGtctattacatttatattgttcggttctattattataatgataaatCTCTTGGCG aatatattttttataggaAATTCAACGTTTTCAAgtgtttataaattatattctatTACGTCTG GATTATGGCTAATCATTGTTATAGCTCAAGTGttatcatttttgttttcctcAACCTTTTTTGAga attcaacacatttgtttttaaataatgaaaaaaaaaataaag GGCATAAATGGAACCCCTTAAGCACcgcaatatttttaa CCAATGTAACGGCATTTAGTTGTGTGTCTATTCTGTCCTTTTATg GAATATTCTCTTGTATGATAAATGTgtttaatataacaaatggGCGCATGCTTGCAACAACAGTTTTCAGTTTTTCAGtcaattt GATGTTTCTAGTTTTGCagttcttatatatattactgaAAATACAtcgaattaaaaatataaaattcaatAATTATATGCCACTTTTTTTACCTGGTTTTTCTTGC CTGATAGAGTCAactataatgaatataaaatctaaaataaaagagagtTTATTAGATGAAAAatcgaaaaagaaaaaactgaaacaaaaaaataaagactATATTTTACATCAAGATG aaaatttatacttaattaattaa
- the PmUG01_11024900 gene encoding conserved Plasmodium protein, unknown function, which produces MKPNNNFYISQNSSYRNNANNNNNNKECNVDTVNNENNENVSNNPFINNLSTLNRSLQKRGVSPSNTTASHPNNGSSFKNNNNNILKSMSKSSPISYSVNNNFNFHNSINNNSNSYNDNSNNNISNNNISNNNNNRHSHNNEHITYTYNNIKKNAYNSNNNNTKNPSIINNLKIGGMGQKTNESAVYILNNSMNNKSVNVMNYNKFSNNMKGSIIDQGMNIPQTNYRNFVLNNNDTTSKFYNSSDINKNLNNTSSLSNRSTGNNLIRGKTVDVINRGNGTNDLNSLAGVNNINDAIDMKNMINVNSAINVNSAISMNNTNNAVNTFSTNKMFSSKNFHNSNISNRNNIFNAIVSKPNAINSANANSIAMNGKMSNVNNNLSNVKSNMNNLNRNMAHLSNNNLSMNMGKINTFPNFQNTNNNNSNSYNSNSNINNPDSMSNRISNLNNMNYTTSNIKSNIKNIGTNVGSNGKSLSSSISNHSDVHNKTDDKVPCMKNNTDSIDKLNFSYSKNSINNSFYNMKTYSKNKININNLKDKKNKISNNNGDASIMNNNISSNLSYNICLNMSLNDKKKLQVENIKNNSNKDPYNIDNSQISYYNNLNSLHQKNNYNSNSSKYIGGTIRNNNDVPPMYKINNTYQTNANFLVIDHGANVLNNNTNYLNSSNVQGINPKMYSSALSQNVDIINKSKEDVNKSVSTYDINNIQSASYVNNINNPTNVMNLIINNNSMSMESTKKRKKKDKEKLLSALGAEKKNKTIPNNNEQMVITNKGAEHMLNSMNGYFNNSISNSTGSLGLHNDPSSRNNINNSNYSNNNIININHSNNNVINSNNNNINNNNNNINSYSYSNGSIDNSYNNYYGGDKLKPNNEDPRCAESKMGNKLMENKMNNYSSIKQYENMYGINEQVFPQKQNILLNNLSGVNRNMNNGMINNNIVNDTYFNNFYNSSSLNGNYNNLSKEKNMDVSNAKNMLGENETVNRMNRVNYVDAHAVNNAGNLKDLKSLNDSYTLNHSSNINNLNYNISTHSNNVNVNDLVNNKFKENTFNRHNGVEGDGNNMQINSYNYMDTDTNIKMNERLMNVDNNILNNEIVKKEDTLLIKNDKIKVDSQFVWLFLNKEFNENKKKYAAFIPYLKNYYPNNLTNLIHQLEKCSLLSFSYIISASYDLQMKFSNNYKAGIINLENITPGASLNNTVTTSIISNNNNTATITTNYDTAAATTTTAITTNNNNSTATTAIIDNNSNNNATTTITDNNSNNNATTTITDNNSNNNATTTITNNNNNSYNNNSYNNNNNNNNVKISIMNGTCHDNLINNKLINNINSNFNDLIMNMNIDSNPIPNNANAGLLSSPKVRRKKKSVNSVGENIRGHISGIVRNNINNNNSGEAKKVRKSRISKKESTKSNTSKIFMNEQGKLIPLNNNVQSNLTVSGIYINAKDRFTSENNDCMLNLSTNINMNSVEYSSNNNINMTKENTAFNDKDITLSGMYSLNEENRYMYDGQHLENDHNKNRNKFNKSNFQKNEILNEKGSTNMLNIITCSENMERGEKDLNNRLNKNGKVKKYRRRKNNNLELTNQTKLSPSFCNNVDVDGSQRNVDLLNMEAANVNIEIDQMIMNKESTKFYEGRGEGHSYNNSMNMMLDNISSEGKINVNVKGEQINFNSMDDTYMGDHEDLSTKYLLNFLVEDYKKESNSDNNNVNNNNVKSFNDKSCNDDNNVVTNESRRKNARKEMIKKEKGARRNKGKIKTKEMQMTQMLQYYESKDATSINDLYNNEENNSYIKKNKNMKKLCFPQSNFTPNMKGSRSLIKSLSRNIRINTINTFRKKYKKFSFCLNRVFKKKNINDIIALNENINNNKDMLSLFKKKDIHNLRRKNLAFFMGKLQLQKIDMLIIKRIHICLDKIKSTLGFTCIINNVEKVVDILKNAFKDRLHLIWPLIEFSNNYRLDQYFHLLGKNRNNANSRFKNSRLFNINSLIMYFNQRTLDDKLVEHLKNQMKPKKRRRKNKNKNKEPYLDEKSLDQFFKTMINIPLNNITTDSLLDLDTAETKANEFAFVGYNQKRLLTQITPYDYRNILNSDFCNKLFTIKWREQQTSFINHLHFDMVPDTDEMKKHFENVYSRYMGYDQRKMVIKLDNKLKALKLKNKNEINKSIKVEGKHKTTRRKKKTERNNETLDKELKIKKPRRKYERIKPKKNKNTNGNIDDIHENIKDKGNMETGQNIEANGNVENNEIIKENMVIKKKGRKSGERANKNKNKKDKDNLENDNLTILKGNPDTVFQASLDFMNPSMFT; this is translated from the exons aatagttataatgacaacagtaataataatattagtaataataatattagtaataataataataatagacaTAGTCATAATAATGAACATATAACTTATACTTACAacaatataaagaaaaatgcttataacagtaataataataatactaaaaaCCCAAGCATAATAAATAACTTGAAAATTGGTGGTATGGGtcaaaaaacaaatgaaagcgcagtttatattttaaataacagtatgaataataaatcaGTAAATGTTATGAACTACAATAAATTCTCTAACAATATGAAAGGATCTATTATTGATCAAGGTATGAATATTCCTCAAACGAATTATCGAAACTTTGtgctaaataataatgatactACTTCTAAGTTCTATAATTCTTCTGacattaataaaaacttaAATAACACTAGCAGCTTAAGTAATAGGAGTACTGGAAACAATTTAATTAGAGGTAAGACAGTTGACGTAATTAATAGAGGAAATGGTACAAACGATTTAAATAGCTTAGCTGGTGTGAATAACATCAACGATGCTATTGACATGAAGAACATGATTAACGTGAATAGTGCGATTAACGTGAATAGTGCGATTAGCATGAATAATACGAATAATGCTGTTAATACATTTAGCACGAACAAAATGTTTAGCAGTAAGAATTTCCATAATTCAAACATCAGTAAtaggaataatatttttaatgcaaTTGTAAGCAAACCAAACGCAATTAATAGTGCAAATGCAAATTCCATTGCGATGAACGGAAAAATGAGCAATGTAAATAACAATCTTAGTAATGTAAAAAGCAACATGAACAACTTAAATAGGAATATGGCCCATTTAAGTAACAACAACCTAAGTATGAACATGGGGAAAATTAACACTTTCCCTAACTTTCAGAATACGAACAATAACAACAGTAATAGCtataatagtaacagtaacattAATAATCCAGATTCCATGAGTAACAGAATAAGCAACTTAAATAACATGAATTATACTACGAGTAATATAAAGAGtaatattaagaatatagGTACTAATGTTGGAAGTAATGGGAAGAGCTTAAGCTCCAGTATAAGCAATCACTCAGACGTACATAACAAGACGGATGATAAAGTTCCATGTATGAAGAATAATACGGATAGTAtagataaattaaatttcagTTATAGTAAGAATAGTATAAACAATTccttttataatatgaaaacaTATAGTAAGAACAAGATTAACATAAACAAtttaaaggataaaaaaaataaaattagtaataataatggagATGCTTCTATAATGAATAACAACATAAGCAGTAATTTAAGCTAcaatatttgtttaaatatgtcgttaaatgataaaaaaaaactccaagttgagaatataaaaaataattcaaataagGACCCATATAATATTGATAATTCTCAAATAAgctattataataatttaaattctCTTCATCAAAAGAATAATTACAATTCGAATAGCAGTAAGTATATTGGAGGTACTATCCGGAACAATAACGACGTACCACCTATGTATAAGATAAATAATACGTATCAAACGAATGCAAATTTTTTGGTTATTGACCATGGTGCAAATgtgttaaataataatactaattatttaaatagttCAAATGTACAGGGAATTAACCCAAAAATGTACTCATCTGCCCTTTCTCAAAATGtagatataataaacaaaagtaAAGAAGACGTGAACAAGAGCGTTTCCACTTATGATATAAACAATATACAAAGTGCATCTTacgttaataatataaacaaccCGACAAATGTTATGAacttaattattaataataattctatgAGTATGGAGAGTacaaaaaagaggaaaaagaaagacAAAGAAAAACTTCTTTCTGCTTTGGGTgctgaaaagaaaaataaaactattcCAAATAATAACGAACAGATGGTTATAACGAATAAGGGTGCTGAACATATGCTCAACAGCATGAATGGTTACtttaataattctatttCAAATTCGACGGGCTCACTAGGACTTCATAACGACCCATCGAgtagaaataatattaataatagcaattacagtaataataatattattaatattaatcacagcaataataatgttattaatagtaataacaataatatcaataataataataataatattaatagttaTAGTTATAGTAATGGTTCTATTGataatagttataataattactatGGCGGAGATAAGCTAAAACCAAATAATGAAGATCCGAGGTGTGCAGAAAGTAAAATGGGGAACAAATTAAtggaaaacaaaatgaacaatTACTCTTCTATAAAGCAGTATGAAAATATGTACGGTATTAATGAACAGGTATTTCCTCAAAAGCAAAACATATTACTTAACAATTTGTCAGGAGTGAATAGAAATATGAACAATGGtatgataaataataacatagtCAATGATacctattttaataatttttataatagttCTTCATTAAAtggaaattataataatttaagtaaagaaaaaaatatggatgtttctaatgcaaaaaatatgttGGGTGAAAATGAAACTGTAAATAGGATGAACCGAGTTAATTATGTCGATGCCCATGCAGTAAATAATGCTGGAAATTTAAAGGACTTGAAAAGTTTAAATGATTCATACACTTTAAACCACTctagtaatattaataacttGAACTATAATATAAGTACACACAGCAACAATGTGAATGTTAACGATCTTGTTAATaacaaatttaaagaaaataccTTCAATCGACATAATGGAGTAGAGGGAGATGGTAATAACATGCAgataaattcatataattatatggatactgatacaaatataaagatGAATGAAAGATTAATGAATGTAGATAATAACATCCTGAATAatgaaatagtaaaaaaagaagatactttgttaataaaaaatgacaaaattaAAGTGGATTCACAATTTGTGtggttatttttaaataaagaatttaatgaaaataagaaaaagtatGCTGCATTCATACCctacttaaaaaattattacccAAATAATTTAACTAATTTAATACATCAGTTAGAAAAATGTTCACTGTTAAGTTTTAGTTATATTATAAGTGCATCCTACGATTTACAGATGAAGTTTAGTAATAATTACAAAGCaggaataataaatttagaaaatatcaCCCCTGGTGCTTCTCTCAATAATACAGTTACTACGAGTATTatcagtaataataataatactgcTACTATTACAACTAATTATGATACTGCTGCTGCTACTACCACTACTGCTATtactactaataataataatagtactgctactactgctattatagataataatagtaataataatgctactactactattacagataataatagtaataataatgctactactactattacagataataatagtaataataatgctactactactattacaaataataataataatagttataataataatagttataataataataataataataataatgttaagaTATCCATCATGAATGGTACCTGCCATGATAACCTTATTAACaacaaattaattaataacataAACAGCAATTTCAACGACCttattatgaatatgaaCATAGATAGTAACCCTATACCCAACAATGCCAATGCAGGACTTTTAAGCTCCCCCAAAGTcaggaggaaaaaaaaaagtgtaaacAGTGTTGGGGAAAATATCAGAGGTCATATCAGTGGTATTGTCAGAAACAACatcaataacaataacagtgGAGAAGCAAAAAAAGTCAGAAAATCTAGAATAAGCAAAAAGGAATCAACTAAGAGCAATACAtccaaaatttttatgaacgaGCAAGGTAAATTGATTCCCCTTAACAACAATGTACAGAGTAACCTAACCGTGAGTGGCATTTATATTAATGCGAAAGATAGGTTTACAAGTGAAAATAATGACTGTATGCTAAACTTGTCTACGAACATTAATATGAACAGTGTAGAATatagcagtaataataacataaatatgaCGAAGGAAAATACAGCTTTTAATGATAAGGACATAACTTTAAGTGGCATGTACAGTTTAAACGAAGAAAACAGATACATGTATGATGGACAGCATTTGGAAAACGATcacaataaaaatagaaataaatttaacaaaagtaattttcaaaaaaatgaaatacttaatgaaaaaggaagTACCAATATGcttaatattataacttGTTCAGAAAATATGGAAAGAGGTGAAAAGGATTTGAATAATCGTTTAAACAAAAATGgcaaagtaaaaaaatataggagaagaaaaaataataatttagaatTAACAAATCAGACAAAATTATCACCATCTTTTTGTAACAATGTTGATGTGGATGGTAGTCAGAGGAATGTTGATTTGTTAAATATGGAGGCGGCAAACGTAAATATTGAAATTGATCAAATGATAATGAATAAGGAAAgtacaaaattttatgagGGAAGAGGTGAGGGACACtcttataataatagcaTGAATATGATGCTGGATAATATATCTTCTgagggaaaaataaatgtaaatgtaaaagGAGAACAGATCAATTTCAACAGTATGGATGATACGTATATGGGTGATCATGAAGACCTTTCTACAAAGTATTTGTTAAATTTCCTAGTAGAAGATTACAAAAAGGAGAGCAACAGTgacaataataatgttaataataataatgttaaaagTTTTAATGATAAGAGTtgtaatgatgataataatgttGTTACCAATGAATCAAGAAGGAAAAACGCTAGGAaggaaatgataaaaaaagaaaaaggagcACGAAGAAATAaaggtaaaattaaaacCAAAGAAATGCAAATGACGCAGATGCTTCAATATTATGAAAGTAAAGATGCCACTAGCATTAAcgatttatataataatgaagaaaataattcatatataaaaaaaaataaaaatatgaagaagtTATGTTTCCCGCAAAGTAATTTCACACCTAATATGAAAGGTTCTCGTAGTCTTATTAAAAGTTTAAGTAGAAATATTAGAATAAATACTATTAACACATTTAGAAAGAAGTATAAAAAGTTTagtttttgtttaaatagagttttcaagaaaaaaaatataaatgatattattGCTTTAAACGAGAATATCAATAATAACAAAGATATGCtatctttatttaaaaaaaaagacatacACAATTTGAGAAGGAAAAATCTGGCCTTCTTTATGGGAAAATTACAACTTCAAAAAATTGAtatgttaattataaaaagaatacatatatgtttagacaaaataaaaagtacatTAGGATTTActtgtataataaataatgtggAAAAAGTAgtagatatattaaaaaacgCATTTAAAGATAGACTTCATTTAATATGGCCTTTAATAGAATTTTCCAACAATTACAGGCTAGATCAGTACTTTCATTTATtgggaaaaaatagaaataacgCAAATTCGAGATTTAAGAACTCGAGGCTATTT AATATAAACTCCTTGATAATGTACTTTAATCAGAGAACTTTAGATGATAAATTA gTTGAACATTTGAAAAATCAAATGAAACCAAAAAAGAggagaagaaaaaacaaaaacaaaaacaaagaaCCCTATTTAGATGAGAAATCTTTAGAt caattttttaaaacaatgATCAATATACCGTTAAATAACATCACAACCGATAGCCTGCTCGATTTAGACACAGCGGAAACCAAGGCAAATGAATTCGCATTC GTTGGGTATAATCAAAAAAGACTCTTAACGCAGATTACGCCTTATGATTACAGAAACATTCTGAACTCTGATTTTTGTAATAAGTTATTTACGATTAAGTGGAG GGAACAACAAACTTCGTTTATTAACCATTTACATTTTGACATGGTCCCAGATACTGatgaaatgaaaaagcaTTTCGAAAATGTTTATAGCAGATACATGGGATATGATCAGAGAAAGATGGTAATAAAATTGGATAATAAATTGAAAGCccttaaattaaaaaataaaaatgaaataaataagagTATAAAAGTAGAAGGAAAACATAAAACaacaagaagaaaaaaaaagacagaaagaaataatgaaactCTGGATAAGgaactaaaaattaaaaaaccgAGAAGGAAATATGAAAGaataaaaccaaaaaaaaataaaaacacaaATGGAAATATAGATGATAtacatgaaaatataaaggaTAAGGGTAATATGGAGACAGGTCAAAATATAGAAGCAAACGGAAATGTAGAGAATAATGAGATTATTAAGGAAAACAtggttattaaaaaaaaaggaaggaaATCAGGAGAACgagcaaataaaaataaaaataaaaaagataaagacAATTTggaaaatgataatttaacTATACTTAAAGGAAATCCTGATACTGTATTTCAGGCTTCCTTAGATTTTATGAACCCCAGTATGTTTACttaa